From the Micromonospora lupini genome, one window contains:
- a CDS encoding MerR family transcriptional regulator produces MFTIGDFARLGRVSVRMLRHYDSIGLLRPASVDAHSGYRSYRADQLRRLNRVIALKDLGLTLDQVRAILDDAVDVAELRGMLRLRRSQLTAQLAADTARLAAVEARLRMIESEGRMTTQDVVLKEIAPVRVAELTAVAPSYQSQDIGPVIQPLYPELFRRLAETGITPTGPAIAWYEPAADDDGDEVVVHAGVTVGAGVSAGPDLVVRELPAVGTAATIVHHGAMDDVEQSIEVLARWIEANGYRTDGFAREVYLEYCQDSPEQGVTELQLTVDRA; encoded by the coding sequence ATGTTCACCATCGGAGACTTCGCCCGACTGGGCCGCGTGTCGGTGCGGATGCTGCGCCACTACGACAGCATCGGCCTGCTCCGCCCGGCAAGCGTCGACGCGCACAGCGGCTACCGCTCCTACCGGGCGGACCAGCTGCGTCGGCTCAACCGGGTGATCGCCCTCAAGGACCTGGGTCTCACCCTGGACCAGGTGCGGGCGATCCTGGACGACGCCGTCGACGTGGCCGAGTTGCGGGGCATGCTGCGGTTGCGTCGCAGCCAGCTGACCGCGCAACTGGCCGCCGACACTGCCCGGCTCGCGGCCGTCGAGGCGAGGCTCCGCATGATCGAATCGGAGGGTCGGATGACCACCCAGGACGTCGTACTCAAGGAGATCGCGCCGGTTCGCGTCGCGGAGCTGACCGCCGTCGCGCCCAGCTACCAGAGCCAGGACATCGGTCCGGTGATCCAGCCGCTCTACCCGGAGCTGTTCCGCCGGCTGGCCGAGACCGGGATCACGCCGACAGGCCCGGCCATCGCCTGGTACGAACCCGCCGCCGACGACGACGGCGACGAGGTAGTCGTGCACGCCGGGGTGACCGTCGGCGCCGGCGTCTCGGCAGGCCCCGACCTGGTGGTACGCGAGCTGCCCGCGGTGGGCACCGCCGCGACGATCGTCCACCATGGCGCGATGGACGACGTCGAGCAGAGCATCGAGGTGCTCGCCCGCTGGATCGAGGCGAACGGCTACCGCACCGACGGATTCGCCCGCGAGGTGTACCTGGAGTACTGCCAGGACTCCCCGGAGCAGGGCGTCACCGAACTCCAGCTCACCGTCGACCGCGCCTGA